From the genome of Gracilibacillus salitolerans, one region includes:
- a CDS encoding C40 family peptidase, which produces MANKKVVMSVTLGAAIAAAMVGADEAEAATYKVKSGDSLWKIAQKYDTSVQSLIDINKLTSDVIYPNQALQTNKNATSSNTKNKNNESSQTEKTSSTKKYTVKSGDTLSAIASKHDISLSDLMKWNDLDTTLIYPGNVFVVSKPNNTSSSSKTDNTSASNSKPKEQSVGSSTVYVVKSGDTLSHIGAKHKVTVANLKKWNNLSSDRINIGQKINIGEVKNTGSSSNDNSSSNTSTVDVGYNVDKLIEVATSLEGTGYAWAGTTPSGFDCSGYIYYVYKEAGMDIRRLSSSGYYDRSYYVNNPKVGDLVFFEGTYKSGISHMGIYLGDNKFIHAGSSAGVTITSLDNSYWKKHFSSFKRFY; this is translated from the coding sequence TTGGCAAATAAAAAAGTGGTAATGTCGGTTACTTTAGGGGCAGCAATCGCAGCTGCAATGGTAGGTGCAGATGAAGCAGAAGCGGCAACATATAAAGTCAAGAGCGGAGACTCTTTATGGAAGATTGCACAAAAATATGACACAAGTGTTCAGTCATTAATCGACATCAATAAGCTCACTTCAGATGTCATTTATCCGAATCAAGCTCTACAAACTAATAAAAACGCTACAAGTAGTAATACAAAAAATAAAAACAATGAGAGTAGCCAAACGGAAAAAACAAGTTCTACTAAAAAATATACCGTGAAAAGTGGAGACACTTTAAGCGCGATTGCATCCAAACATGATATATCACTTAGTGATCTAATGAAATGGAATGATTTAGATACTACATTAATATATCCTGGAAATGTTTTTGTCGTTTCGAAACCTAATAATACGAGTAGCAGTTCAAAGACAGATAACACTTCCGCTTCCAATTCTAAGCCAAAAGAACAGAGTGTTGGTTCTTCTACTGTGTACGTTGTAAAATCTGGTGACACACTCTCCCACATTGGGGCAAAGCATAAAGTGACAGTTGCTAATTTGAAGAAGTGGAATAACCTAAGCTCAGATAGAATCAATATTGGTCAAAAAATAAACATTGGGGAAGTAAAAAATACGGGATCTTCCTCGAATGATAACAGTTCCAGTAACACGTCAACCGTTGATGTAGGTTATAATGTTGACAAGCTTATTGAAGTAGCGACAAGTTTGGAAGGCACTGGTTATGCATGGGCTGGAACAACACCAAGTGGCTTTGATTGTAGTGGATACATATATTATGTTTACAAAGAAGCTGGTATGGATATTCGTCGCCTTTCCAGTTCTGGATACTATGATCGTTCTTATTATGTAAATAACCCTAAAGTAGGAGACCTAGTATTCTTTGAAGGGACCTATAAATCTGGTATCTCTCATATGGGGATCTATTTAGGAGATAACAAGTTTATCCATGCAGGCTCTTCTGCTGGAGTTACTATTACCAGTTTAGATAATTCCTATTGGAAGAAGCACTTCTCTAGCTTTAAACGATTCTATTAA
- a CDS encoding ATP-binding cassette domain-containing protein — MNFNVSVQNVSMAFKKFEVLKDITFTLEPGQTYGLIGRNGAGKTTLLSLLASLMEPSSGQIKVAEENPFENKHIMPYVSFILEVDYKDEYDTITSYFSFAQQYRPNFDIEYAKKLAARFKLPLDKAINSLSSGMQSALNVTLGLAHRNPVTIFDEAYVSMDAPTREMFYQEVLEEQQRHPRIMILSTHLVSEMDYLFDHVLILDRGKLIIDESFEEIISHGVSVIGQAEKVDSFVNNRNRLSTQSLGNTKSVMLYGNLSDADMVEAERLGLEIGPVSLQDLFIHLTKEGE, encoded by the coding sequence ATGAATTTTAATGTGTCTGTTCAAAATGTCTCCATGGCATTTAAAAAATTTGAAGTGTTAAAAGACATTACTTTTACATTAGAACCTGGCCAAACATACGGTTTAATCGGGAGAAACGGAGCAGGAAAAACAACATTACTTTCATTATTAGCATCCTTAATGGAGCCTTCTTCTGGTCAAATTAAGGTAGCGGAAGAAAACCCATTCGAAAATAAGCATATCATGCCATATGTCAGCTTTATTCTAGAGGTTGATTATAAAGATGAGTATGATACGATTACAAGTTATTTCTCCTTTGCGCAGCAATACCGGCCAAATTTTGATATCGAATATGCAAAAAAATTGGCAGCACGCTTTAAACTGCCACTAGATAAAGCAATTAACAGCTTATCTAGTGGGATGCAATCAGCTCTAAATGTTACATTAGGTCTGGCGCACCGTAATCCAGTTACTATATTTGATGAAGCATATGTATCAATGGATGCGCCAACTCGTGAAATGTTTTACCAGGAAGTACTTGAGGAGCAACAACGACATCCACGCATTATGATTTTATCTACTCATCTCGTATCTGAGATGGATTATTTATTTGATCATGTCCTGATACTTGACCGCGGAAAGCTCATTATCGATGAATCATTTGAGGAAATTATCAGTCATGGTGTATCTGTTATAGGGCAAGCAGAAAAGGTCGATTCATTTGTTAACAACAGAAATAGATTAAGTACACAATCACTTGGTAATACAAAATCTGTTATGTTATATGGAAATTTAAGTGATGCTGATATGGTTGAAGCGGAAAGGCTTGGCCTCGAAATCGGCCCGGTTTCATTGCAAGATTTGTTTATTCATCTAACTAAGGAGGGCGAATAA
- a CDS encoding GntR family transcriptional regulator: MNQYFHDKKPIFMQIKEKIEDQIVNEQLMENEQIPSTTKMVQFYKVNHITISKGTNLLMDEGIIYKKRGVGMFVAPGAKEKLIEKRQHKFVDDYIMPMLQEAKKLGLSEQYIMNLIQKGKGSGSHEF; the protein is encoded by the coding sequence TTGAATCAGTATTTTCACGATAAGAAACCAATATTTATGCAAATCAAAGAGAAAATAGAAGATCAGATCGTCAATGAGCAATTAATGGAAAATGAGCAAATTCCTTCAACAACCAAAATGGTGCAATTTTATAAAGTTAATCATATTACCATTTCCAAAGGCACTAATTTATTAATGGATGAAGGAATCATTTATAAGAAAAGAGGTGTCGGAATGTTTGTAGCACCAGGAGCGAAAGAGAAGTTAATCGAAAAACGACAACATAAATTTGTCGACGATTATATTATGCCTATGTTACAGGAAGCGAAAAAACTGGGTTTGTCAGAGCAGTATATTATGAATTTAATTCAAAAAGGGAAAGGAAGTGGATCACATGAATTTTAA
- a CDS encoding ester cyclase has protein sequence MTFQDEKQIYKLWVKAWNEDVSILEEITDPDCVVHQARMDGKSSEDQKGAEALKRIINEGCAYFDDVKMTVEVEPIVEEHYVSARWQFSGTFNGGMPGATAKKGTKVRFNGIDIMLITEGKIKDYWVSSDVVDLMAQLGMF, from the coding sequence GTGACATTTCAAGATGAAAAGCAAATTTATAAATTATGGGTGAAGGCTTGGAATGAAGATGTTTCGATACTTGAAGAGATAACAGATCCAGATTGTGTAGTGCACCAAGCAAGAATGGATGGAAAGTCTTCGGAAGATCAAAAAGGAGCAGAAGCATTAAAGAGAATTATTAATGAAGGCTGCGCCTACTTCGATGATGTCAAAATGACGGTAGAAGTAGAACCAATTGTGGAGGAGCATTATGTATCGGCCCGTTGGCAGTTTAGTGGTACCTTTAATGGCGGAATGCCAGGAGCCACGGCAAAAAAGGGGACAAAGGTAAGATTCAATGGTATCGATATTATGCTCATAACGGAAGGGAAAATCAAAGACTACTGGGTATCTTCAGACGTTGTTGACTTGATGGCACAGTTGGGAATGTTTTAG
- a CDS encoding glucose 1-dehydrogenase, whose amino-acid sequence MNRFKDKVVVITGGGAGLGRATALEVAKEGGKLVLVDVNKEGLEESKDEIKKIAPQTKVELAEVNVAKEEDVSRYIQFTLDTFGRMDSFFNNAGIEGKQNLTEDYEIDEFQRVLDVNLNGVFYGMKHALKVMKEQGHGSIVNTASVGGIRGVGNQSGYAASKHGVVGLTRNAAVEYGQFGISIKAIAPGAIMTNMVEESLKQMAGDDWEEAGKEFVSVNPMKRFGKPEEVAYLVAFLLSNQADFINGAVIPIDGGQSYKY is encoded by the coding sequence GTGAATCGTTTTAAAGACAAAGTGGTTGTCATCACAGGTGGAGGTGCTGGACTCGGCCGAGCTACAGCTTTAGAAGTAGCAAAAGAAGGTGGCAAACTAGTACTCGTTGACGTAAACAAAGAAGGGCTTGAAGAAAGTAAAGATGAAATCAAAAAGATAGCTCCTCAAACAAAAGTAGAACTTGCAGAAGTTAATGTTGCCAAGGAAGAAGATGTTTCCCGTTATATTCAATTTACGCTTGATACTTTTGGCAGAATGGATAGTTTTTTCAATAATGCCGGTATTGAAGGAAAACAAAACTTAACGGAAGACTATGAGATTGATGAATTCCAGCGCGTATTGGATGTTAACTTAAATGGTGTGTTCTATGGTATGAAACATGCTTTAAAAGTAATGAAAGAACAAGGACACGGATCCATTGTTAATACAGCATCAGTCGGTGGAATAAGAGGTGTCGGTAATCAATCTGGCTATGCTGCAAGTAAACACGGTGTAGTTGGTCTAACCAGAAACGCTGCTGTTGAATATGGTCAGTTTGGCATAAGCATTAAGGCTATCGCCCCTGGTGCAATTATGACCAACATGGTGGAAGAATCATTAAAACAAATGGCTGGAGATGATTGGGAAGAAGCTGGAAAAGAGTTTGTTAGTGTCAATCCGATGAAACGATTCGGTAAACCGGAAGAAGTGGCTTACCTCGTTGCATTCCTTTTATCCAATCAGGCAGATTTTATCAATGGTGCGGTTATCCCTATTGATGGTGGACAATCGTATAAATATTAG
- a CDS encoding SDR family oxidoreductase, which yields MKSLRGKIAVVAGATRGAGRAIAVMLGKAGATVYVTGRSVRGNPSPLKRSETIEETAEIINEQGGTGIAVKVDHTLEQEVKALFKRIEMEQGKLDILVNDVWGGDPLTNWDQPFWEHSLHNGLKMQTQAVHSHIITSHYAVPLMLKHKTGLVVEITDGVDYDYRGNLYYSLAKISAIHLAEAMAHDLKKHHITSVAVTPGFLRSEAMLDHFGVTEENWKEGAKIEPHFIASETPYYIAKGIAALSSDRDIFQKTGQILSSWELAKEYDFTDMDGAQPDWGDYFNKTFNGKTKE from the coding sequence ATGAAATCTTTAAGAGGAAAAATTGCTGTAGTAGCCGGAGCTACACGTGGAGCTGGACGTGCCATTGCTGTCATGCTTGGTAAAGCAGGTGCAACCGTATATGTAACAGGTAGAAGTGTTAGAGGAAATCCTTCTCCATTAAAACGATCGGAAACGATTGAGGAAACAGCAGAAATCATTAACGAACAAGGTGGAACAGGAATAGCTGTTAAAGTGGATCATACTTTGGAGCAAGAAGTTAAAGCACTTTTTAAAAGGATTGAAATGGAACAAGGTAAGCTTGATATTCTTGTCAATGACGTTTGGGGTGGAGACCCGTTAACTAATTGGGATCAGCCGTTCTGGGAACACAGCCTACACAACGGATTAAAAATGCAAACACAGGCTGTTCATTCCCATATCATTACAAGCCACTATGCAGTCCCCTTAATGTTGAAACACAAAACAGGTTTAGTTGTGGAAATCACAGATGGAGTCGATTATGACTATAGAGGGAATCTATATTACAGTCTCGCAAAAATATCCGCTATTCACCTTGCTGAAGCAATGGCTCATGATTTAAAGAAACATCATATTACGTCTGTTGCTGTCACACCAGGTTTTCTTCGATCAGAGGCTATGCTTGATCACTTTGGTGTTACGGAAGAAAATTGGAAAGAAGGTGCTAAAATTGAACCTCATTTTATTGCATCAGAAACGCCTTACTATATCGCAAAAGGTATCGCTGCGTTATCATCTGATAGGGACATTTTTCAAAAAACAGGACAAATATTAAGCTCTTGGGAATTGGCTAAAGAATATGATTTTACAGACATGGACGGAGCACAGCCTGATTGGGGAGACTATTTTAATAAGACATTTAACGGCAAAACAAAAGAATAA
- a CDS encoding helix-turn-helix transcriptional regulator, with amino-acid sequence MRADRLINIMVFLQNRGKMTTKELADELEVSDRTILRDMDALSTVGIPVVAERGKWGGWRLLDNFRSELSTLTLEDMKALFVFPSKELLQDLGLSDSIDPRHRLLASLPVNHQADAQAMWDRIHIDVSTWRQSKEKVAAFETIQQAIWEDRKLKIYYEKADGNKVDRLIEPLGLVAKGNRWYLVASKNGELRNYRASRIHSAKLQMEKFERPAHFHLASYWEQSKDNFIRNLPAYDVEVEIAPSIIKRITFTGKFVQVIKKESANEQGWLPAILRFNDKQEAIEYMLGFGDQMKIVSPEHLIDEVVSLAKRAITFYQRDSSS; translated from the coding sequence ATGCGAGCAGATCGATTGATTAATATCATGGTTTTCTTACAGAACAGAGGTAAAATGACTACGAAGGAATTGGCTGATGAATTAGAGGTCTCAGACAGAACCATTCTTAGAGATATGGATGCACTAAGTACAGTAGGAATACCCGTTGTTGCAGAGAGAGGAAAATGGGGAGGTTGGCGCTTATTAGATAACTTTCGAAGTGAATTGAGTACATTAACATTAGAGGATATGAAAGCTTTATTTGTGTTTCCCTCCAAAGAGTTATTACAAGATTTGGGATTATCCGATTCGATAGATCCAAGACACAGACTGCTTGCATCTCTCCCAGTTAATCATCAAGCTGATGCTCAAGCAATGTGGGATAGAATTCATATTGATGTCAGCACGTGGAGGCAATCTAAAGAAAAAGTGGCTGCCTTTGAAACCATTCAACAAGCTATTTGGGAGGATAGAAAGCTGAAGATTTACTATGAGAAAGCTGATGGAAACAAAGTAGATAGATTGATTGAACCGTTAGGCTTAGTTGCAAAAGGTAACAGATGGTACCTTGTTGCCTCAAAAAATGGAGAATTACGTAATTATCGAGCATCAAGGATTCATTCCGCAAAATTGCAAATGGAAAAATTTGAACGTCCAGCTCATTTTCATTTAGCATCGTATTGGGAGCAATCAAAAGACAATTTTATCCGGAATTTGCCTGCATATGATGTCGAGGTAGAGATTGCCCCATCCATTATAAAGCGAATCACTTTTACAGGTAAATTTGTTCAAGTGATCAAGAAGGAAAGCGCAAATGAACAAGGTTGGCTTCCCGCGATTTTGCGTTTCAATGATAAGCAGGAAGCTATAGAGTATATGTTAGGATTTGGAGATCAAATGAAAATAGTTTCACCTGAGCATCTTATAGATGAAGTGGTGTCGCTGGCTAAGAGAGCTATTACTTTCTATCAAAGGGACTCTTCTTCTTGA
- a CDS encoding TetR/AcrR family transcriptional regulator, translating to MGKQPSFITQARREQIIKATIETLDEIGYINISLAKIAKKAKVSTGLISYHFSDKEDVLNHTLVYLLTNQYGFIKEKVTERKSAYDQLLTFIDASLAYQGTHHVHNVALIEIIFNARTPDNIPYYKVSNDEEDPLYQLLQEILQHGQETKEFSTFNTKNVSIIIQGAIAESMLMNQENFNLETYKNELVTMVTKMVK from the coding sequence ATGGGAAAGCAACCGTCTTTTATTACACAAGCAAGAAGAGAACAAATCATTAAAGCAACCATTGAAACCTTGGACGAAATTGGCTATATCAATATCAGCTTGGCCAAAATAGCAAAAAAAGCAAAAGTTAGTACAGGATTGATCTCCTATCATTTCTCTGATAAAGAAGATGTATTAAACCATACTCTTGTCTATTTGTTAACAAATCAATATGGCTTTATTAAAGAAAAAGTTACTGAGCGCAAATCTGCCTATGATCAGCTCCTTACCTTTATAGATGCATCTTTGGCTTATCAGGGTACTCATCATGTTCACAATGTAGCATTAATTGAAATTATTTTTAATGCCCGTACACCAGACAATATCCCTTACTATAAAGTATCGAATGATGAAGAAGACCCCTTATATCAACTATTACAAGAAATATTACAACATGGTCAGGAAACAAAGGAATTCAGTACTTTTAATACTAAAAATGTCTCGATAATAATTCAGGGAGCTATTGCCGAAAGTATGCTTATGAATCAAGAGAACTTTAACTTGGAGACATATAAGAATGAATTAGTAACAATGGTGACAAAGATGGTCAAATAA
- a CDS encoding LOG family protein, with protein sequence MKRLAVYCGSSTGTDAIYVKEAKKLGQLLVRNGIDLVYGGSNVGCMGAVADGVLENGGNVIGVLPEKLKNVEIAHERLTELHVVQTMHERKAMMADYADGFIALPGGTGTLEEWFEVFTWAQIGYHKKPCALLNINNYYDPIMTLFDHMIEQGFVKPEYKELILIENDAKKLIDRLLKYEGVYIHKWGNQSTDKN encoded by the coding sequence ATGAAAAGGTTGGCAGTTTATTGTGGATCTAGTACAGGTACTGATGCTATTTATGTAAAAGAGGCAAAAAAGCTAGGTCAACTATTGGTGAGAAATGGTATTGACCTTGTATACGGCGGTTCTAATGTTGGCTGTATGGGTGCTGTCGCAGATGGCGTTTTAGAAAATGGTGGTAATGTAATTGGTGTCCTTCCAGAAAAATTAAAAAATGTAGAGATTGCCCATGAAAGACTGACTGAACTACATGTAGTGCAAACCATGCATGAACGTAAAGCGATGATGGCAGATTATGCGGACGGATTTATTGCATTACCTGGGGGAACAGGGACGTTAGAAGAATGGTTTGAAGTATTCACTTGGGCTCAAATCGGTTACCATAAGAAACCATGTGCACTACTTAACATTAATAATTACTATGATCCAATTATGACGCTTTTTGATCATATGATAGAGCAAGGTTTTGTGAAACCGGAATATAAAGAACTAATCTTAATAGAAAATGATGCAAAAAAATTAATTGATCGATTGTTAAAATATGAAGGTGTGTACATACATAAATGGGGAAATCAATCAACAGATAAAAACTGA
- a CDS encoding aminoglycoside 6-adenylyltransferase, whose amino-acid sequence MAHLTYDKIMERFLSFVEKEQNIRAVIIVGSRARQDKPADQYSDLDLVIFAENPNLLLDHKEWLAQIGKSYITFLENTAVGGGMERRVLFEGGLDVDFASFPISAISEMESQDQVLSVLSKGVEVLIDKDNSIPSLKKHIKTDFSKNEIPEDIENTMQDFWYHAVLAAKKLCRGELLEGKSICDSYMKNLLISFIRTHAKLKNGIEFNTWHGFRFFEEWADPAVVRKFKKIYAHYEEEDVWKALIHTMKLFNEVTIEVCKLKNLPYPDENIRYATHLVESYYLQGRQEKNE is encoded by the coding sequence GTGGCTCATTTGACGTATGATAAAATAATGGAAAGATTTCTGTCATTTGTAGAAAAAGAGCAAAATATTCGAGCGGTAATAATAGTTGGTTCGAGAGCAAGGCAGGATAAACCAGCGGACCAATATTCGGATTTGGATCTCGTTATATTTGCAGAAAACCCCAATTTGTTACTTGATCATAAGGAATGGTTAGCACAGATAGGAAAGTCGTATATTACTTTTCTTGAAAATACAGCAGTTGGTGGAGGGATGGAACGAAGGGTTTTATTTGAAGGTGGACTTGACGTCGACTTTGCCTCTTTCCCTATATCAGCAATTTCAGAAATGGAATCTCAAGATCAAGTGTTAAGTGTTCTTTCAAAAGGGGTGGAAGTACTAATAGATAAGGATAATAGCATACCTTCCCTTAAGAAGCATATAAAAACAGACTTTAGCAAAAACGAAATACCGGAAGATATAGAAAATACGATGCAGGATTTTTGGTATCATGCCGTTCTAGCCGCTAAGAAACTTTGCAGAGGGGAGTTATTAGAAGGAAAATCGATATGTGATAGTTATATGAAGAATCTACTTATCTCGTTCATTAGAACACACGCAAAATTAAAGAACGGAATAGAGTTTAACACTTGGCATGGGTTTCGTTTTTTTGAAGAATGGGCTGATCCAGCAGTTGTGAGGAAGTTTAAGAAAATATATGCACATTACGAAGAAGAAGATGTTTGGAAAGCACTGATACATACTATGAAATTATTTAACGAAGTCACCATAGAAGTTTGTAAGTTGAAGAATCTTCCCTATCCTGATGAAAATATTCGATACGCAACTCATTTAGTAGAATCATATTACCTTCAAGGGAGACAAGAGAAGAATGAGTAA
- a CDS encoding GNAT family N-acetyltransferase — translation MSNNVDIQKLEELSMNAFPSLQTQLLDGWILRFSNGYAKRANSINPLYDSQADIKQKIETCENMYQRKGLKVIYKLTTQVFPDKLDKILEQRGYNLTGVTSVQLLSLEERETFLSNKALIYNQLDETWFTNFCELNHIDDIDQQTLKQMLRNINADVCYVCLINNKSEILACGMGVLEEEWIGLYDIVTSEKHRNKGYGIELVFSILNWGKKHGAKKAYLQVMLNNTSAIGLYAKLGFSEVYKYWYRIKK, via the coding sequence ATGAGTAATAACGTAGATATTCAGAAATTGGAAGAGCTATCCATGAATGCCTTCCCTTCGTTGCAAACACAGCTTTTGGATGGTTGGATACTACGCTTTTCCAATGGATATGCAAAAAGAGCAAACTCTATTAATCCTCTCTATGATTCTCAAGCGGATATCAAACAGAAGATAGAAACATGTGAAAATATGTACCAAAGAAAAGGACTAAAAGTGATTTACAAACTTACAACACAAGTTTTTCCTGATAAGTTAGACAAGATTCTTGAACAAAGAGGGTATAATCTTACAGGGGTGACAAGCGTACAATTGTTATCACTTGAGGAGAGAGAAACATTCTTATCGAATAAGGCTCTTATCTATAATCAATTAGATGAAACATGGTTTACTAATTTTTGTGAGTTAAATCATATAGATGATATTGACCAGCAGACGCTTAAACAGATGTTAAGAAATATAAATGCAGATGTGTGTTATGTTTGTTTGATTAATAACAAGAGTGAAATTCTTGCTTGTGGAATGGGCGTGTTAGAAGAGGAATGGATTGGATTATATGATATCGTAACGAGTGAAAAGCATAGAAACAAAGGATATGGAATAGAACTTGTTTTTTCGATTCTAAATTGGGGAAAGAAGCATGGGGCCAAAAAAGCTTATCTCCAGGTGATGTTAAATAATACATCAGCTATAGGTCTATATGCAAAGTTGGGTTTTTCAGAAGTGTATAAATATTGGTACAGAATTAAAAAGTGA
- a CDS encoding glycerophosphodiester phosphodiesterase family protein — MKTVLKWSFIVLFIVVVVIGATYIWKHEEKSDSPASLLSSERILNIAHRGASGYAPEHTLIAYESAQKMNADYLEIDLHMTADEELVAIHDEDVSRTTSGSGLVQDMSLAELKSLDAGSWFNIAYPKKADQYFVGIEVPTLAEILDSFGLHSNYYIEIKDPDSIMTDKFLSILEDYHLIEENKVIIQSFSEETLKQIHAQYESIPLIQLLYKDETKSANYNQIRQYATGVGVPYQELDEDLIQKIHEKDLHVHTYTVNEEEEMKQLVRWGVDGIFTDYPDRLAEILLNEI, encoded by the coding sequence GTGAAGACAGTTTTGAAATGGAGCTTCATCGTTCTTTTTATTGTTGTAGTGGTAATTGGAGCGACATATATATGGAAGCATGAGGAAAAATCAGACTCTCCTGCCTCCCTACTATCTTCTGAGCGAATTTTGAATATAGCACATCGCGGAGCATCCGGTTATGCTCCAGAACATACGTTAATCGCATATGAGTCAGCTCAAAAAATGAATGCAGATTATTTAGAGATTGACCTACATATGACAGCTGATGAGGAGTTGGTAGCGATACATGATGAGGATGTTTCCCGTACGACAAGTGGAAGTGGTTTAGTCCAAGACATGTCTCTTGCAGAGCTGAAAAGTTTGGATGCCGGTTCTTGGTTTAATATAGCTTATCCAAAAAAAGCAGACCAATACTTTGTTGGAATAGAAGTACCCACATTAGCAGAGATTCTCGACTCGTTCGGTTTACATAGCAATTATTATATCGAGATAAAAGACCCGGATTCGATTATGACAGACAAATTTCTTTCTATTTTAGAGGACTATCATTTGATCGAAGAAAATAAAGTCATCATCCAATCCTTTAGTGAAGAGACCTTGAAACAAATTCATGCACAATATGAGTCCATTCCACTTATACAACTGTTGTATAAAGATGAAACAAAGTCTGCTAATTACAATCAGATTCGGCAATATGCCACAGGTGTGGGTGTTCCTTATCAAGAGTTAGATGAAGACCTCATTCAAAAGATTCATGAGAAAGATTTGCATGTTCACACTTATACAGTCAATGAAGAAGAAGAAATGAAACAATTGGTAAGGTGGGGAGTTGACGGTATTTTTACAGATTATCCGGATCGGTTAGCAGAAATACTTTTGAACGAGATTTGA
- a CDS encoding DinB family protein: MIKQYKLTRGLFIDSISFIPRDLIGQQPPGFRNTIHWQVGHVLVIAEEVANFPNRRRSNLPENYNELFGRGTKPSDWSTNVPDIDQLILDLQDQLVRIRNMSTEQVKERLTEPFDGIDSFEEFASLALFHEAMHLGQVFAMQRVLEASQSNYHDL; encoded by the coding sequence ATGATAAAACAATATAAGCTGACGAGAGGTTTATTTATCGACTCAATATCATTTATCCCTAGGGATTTGATCGGCCAGCAACCACCTGGATTTCGTAATACGATTCATTGGCAGGTTGGTCATGTATTAGTCATTGCAGAAGAGGTTGCTAATTTCCCGAATCGAAGAAGGAGTAACTTGCCAGAAAATTATAATGAGTTGTTTGGAAGAGGTACGAAACCTAGTGATTGGTCAACAAATGTACCAGACATTGACCAATTAATACTAGATTTACAAGATCAACTAGTTCGCATTCGGAATATGTCAACGGAACAGGTTAAAGAACGGTTAACAGAACCATTTGATGGTATCGACAGTTTTGAAGAGTTTGCTAGTCTTGCATTATTCCATGAGGCCATGCATTTAGGGCAGGTTTTTGCAATGCAGAGAGTTTTAGAGGCAAGCCAATCAAACTATCATGATTTATAA
- a CDS encoding alpha/beta hydrolase — protein sequence MKKQILFVHSAGAQGLHQGSRDLIEYLLDQLGDTYHLISPMMPKPENPEYARWKNELTNIFSHLEGEIILIGHSLGGSVLLKYLSEMEVKPAISSLFLIASPYWGKDDDWQAEEFTLTENFTSNLPYIPNIYLYHSKDDKVVPVTHIHHYANEFPQAITRVLEREGHYFSDGIPDLITDIKE from the coding sequence ATGAAAAAGCAAATCCTTTTTGTTCATAGTGCAGGGGCACAAGGTCTTCATCAAGGAAGCCGTGATTTAATCGAATATCTACTAGATCAACTTGGTGATACGTATCATTTAATATCTCCAATGATGCCTAAACCGGAAAATCCTGAATATGCCAGATGGAAAAACGAATTAACAAATATATTCTCTCACTTGGAGGGTGAAATAATTCTTATTGGACATTCTTTGGGCGGATCGGTTCTATTAAAATATCTTTCGGAAATGGAAGTAAAACCTGCCATTTCCAGTTTGTTTCTGATTGCATCACCATACTGGGGAAAAGATGATGACTGGCAGGCCGAGGAGTTTACCCTAACAGAGAATTTCACATCAAACCTTCCTTATATTCCTAACATATATTTGTATCACAGCAAGGACGATAAAGTAGTGCCGGTTACGCACATCCATCACTACGCGAACGAATTTCCACAAGCTATTACTAGAGTGTTAGAAAGAGAAGGCCATTACTTTTCCGATGGAATACCAGACCTCATAACTGATATAAAGGAATAG